From Bacteroidota bacterium, one genomic window encodes:
- a CDS encoding DUF2797 domain-containing protein — protein sequence MIAEGNILKMKTKLASSVEYYLPIGNELIHMNQFLNNEIELNYAGVINCISCNKKIKKSFSQGYCYPCFISLPETDECILKPELCKAHLGISRDMEWAENNCLQNHFVYLSLTSNLKVGVTRETQIPTRWIDQGATKAIKFAKTPNRYLAGIIEIAIKKHIADKTNWRKMLTNDFLNNVNLIEEKEKLKEFIPEIATEFFSSMDEITEINFPVNQYPKKVKSINLEKTNSFSAKLVGIKGQYLIFDNDFVINMRKYGGYYISLSS from the coding sequence ATGATAGCAGAAGGTAACATCTTGAAAATGAAAACAAAATTGGCTTCTAGTGTTGAGTATTATTTGCCAATTGGCAACGAATTGATTCACATGAACCAATTTCTAAATAACGAAATTGAGCTAAATTATGCGGGTGTAATTAACTGTATTTCATGTAATAAGAAAATCAAAAAATCGTTTTCGCAAGGATATTGCTATCCATGCTTTATTAGTTTGCCTGAAACTGACGAGTGCATTCTAAAACCCGAACTATGCAAAGCACATTTAGGAATTTCGCGAGATATGGAATGGGCTGAAAACAATTGCCTTCAAAACCATTTTGTATATTTATCTTTAACAAGCAATCTGAAAGTTGGTGTTACTCGCGAAACTCAAATTCCTACCCGATGGATTGATCAGGGTGCTACAAAAGCAATAAAATTTGCAAAAACTCCGAACAGATATCTTGCCGGAATCATTGAAATTGCAATAAAAAAACACATTGCTGACAAAACAAACTGGAGAAAAATGTTAACAAACGATTTTCTGAATAATGTTAACCTTATAGAAGAAAAAGAAAAATTGAAAGAGTTTATCCCCGAAATTGCAACTGAATTTTTCTCGTCTATGGATGAAATTACTGAAATAAATTTCCCAGTCAATCAATATCCGAAAAAAGTAAAGTCGATAAATCTGGAAAAAACAAATTCATTCTCAGCTAAACTTGTAGGTATAAAAGGGCAATACCTTATTTTCGATAATGATTTTGTTATAAATATGAGAAAGTATGGAGGATATTATATTTCGTTAAGTTCATAA
- a CDS encoding FKBP-type peptidyl-prolyl cis-trans isomerase: MKLKFLGLILSVGLFAFSSCNNANETDTDTKTDKKTEKSVEQDISIPENISLSTENDSIDYSWGINIGNYLKNQGYIGINMKALAHSFLDSYNSKQLLLDEQQAQTYLQTYTKALQDEKNNPGSAKIDKTTHSNSTNLNNELDTISYCWGINLGSFFRKQGYDDINISYILKSLDDVLNAKTLLVDAQTANMILQKASEKTRQQKLVKNKEASEAFLAENKTKPGITSLESGLQYKIVKEGTGAIPKVGEKINAHYHGTLTDGTVFDSSVEKGQPFSFTLGQGQVIKGWDEAFQLMPVGSKWIIYLPSDIAYGENPRPGGPIEPNMALIFEVELLSIEK, encoded by the coding sequence ATGAAATTAAAATTTTTAGGATTAATCCTAAGTGTCGGATTATTCGCTTTTAGTTCATGCAACAATGCAAACGAAACCGACACAGATACTAAGACTGATAAAAAAACAGAAAAATCGGTTGAGCAAGACATATCAATTCCTGAAAACATTAGTCTATCAACTGAAAACGATTCAATTGACTACAGTTGGGGAATAAATATTGGCAACTATCTGAAAAATCAGGGATATATTGGTATAAATATGAAAGCTCTTGCCCATTCCTTTCTTGACTCTTACAATTCCAAGCAGTTATTATTAGACGAACAACAAGCACAAACTTATTTGCAAACTTATACTAAAGCACTGCAAGACGAAAAAAACAATCCCGGAAGTGCAAAAATCGACAAAACTACTCATAGTAATAGCACGAACTTAAACAATGAACTCGACACCATAAGTTATTGTTGGGGTATCAATCTTGGGAGTTTTTTCAGAAAACAAGGATACGACGACATTAATATATCCTATATTTTAAAATCATTGGATGATGTATTAAATGCAAAAACACTTTTAGTTGATGCTCAAACAGCTAATATGATTCTGCAAAAAGCATCAGAGAAAACGCGTCAACAAAAGTTAGTTAAAAACAAAGAAGCAAGTGAAGCATTTCTCGCAGAAAATAAAACAAAACCCGGAATTACTTCTTTAGAAAGCGGATTGCAATACAAGATTGTAAAAGAAGGTACAGGAGCTATTCCAAAAGTAGGAGAAAAAATAAACGCACATTACCATGGAACTTTAACAGATGGGACTGTATTCGATAGCTCAGTAGAAAAAGGGCAACCATTTTCATTTACATTAGGACAAGGACAGGTAATCAAAGGCTGGGACGAAGCATTCCAATTGATGCCAGTCGGGTCTAAATGGATAATTTACTTACCATCTGATATAGCTTACGGAGAAAATCCTCGACCGGGAGGACCAATAGAACCAAATATGGCACTTATTTTTGAAGTTGAATTATTATCTATTGAAAAATAA
- a CDS encoding T9SS type A sorting domain-containing protein — translation MKAKYNFLKRLALFSFLTFYSLAMFATTITVGTGTINNTSTGYPAPYGNFWYGAKHQFLILASELSAAGMVAGPINSVAFDVVTVDGSPLTNFEIKAGFTSTSALSTWETGLTSVYLNVAYIEVTGWNTHTFSNPISWDGTSNLIIETCFNNTAYNNNAIVNQSATTFSSTLHYRADAAGICANTLSSGTFMQRPNMQFDGTAASGPPTCTTPSFPIDAAISINVFGNLTWDLAFCDGYYLYFGTDGGGTANPTNIVNGTDMLTAQTYAYSGLTYNTTYYWSIVPYNTSGNATGCTIWSFTTMGNPTQTLPFTEDWELGFIPGYWLTTVGASNGTMQTSATAANTGSFGLEAFADLSSGFTTPSGQADAWVKGQPGGSHEAWSQYLDVVVDLTTATNPALKYFYALGYQYNNNYNNFWVFINDGSGTWTELFATQTAGAATPHTERIEGLASYIGNVVTIRFYHFNKYATNYLYLDDISVAENVQPPSCANLTFPADAAVGLDLNEGLTWSSAAGADGYYLFLGTDNPPTNVSNGIDVGSVTSYMPTGLAYATTYYWSIVSYNTNGSATGCSTYSFTTMNDPTISTFPYLADFEGESAAQYGGMLTNGWTLEGTVNPKWETEDATGANENSSSTGPFYDHTNYGVSGGIYVFLETSGGVLGDAGHMISPPINLSALTNPYLTFYYHMYGIDMGELHIDIDAGSGWVLDVAPAIIGQQHTAGGDAWSEYGVSLSTYANMTVKLRFRGLRGNGYTSDMSLDNISIGEALVQAPACVTYTLPLDSADINLDAGYPTFSWNAASGADGYYFTLNGTSVDVGNVTSYIPVFLDYSMTYTWSVEPYNAFGTASACDQWMFTTQMPFGGCMYTIELLDDYGDGWNGGTLDISLNGSVVLSGVTLASGAGPELVSLMVNNGDAVSVTYTEGSWGYENSYNFYDADGILAFSDGIGGVVPTGGSFSAVCPTPCDYTISLTDDYGDGWNGGALDVSVNGSVSLTGITLASGAGPETYIVSAFDGDLLSFAYTPGSWGYENAYTVTDGNGVTIFSDGVGGVEPAGGSVTVSCGAGCMLDADFTYSDNGDLSFDFVLNNLYASAGYTIDWDFGDGGTTSNVDSYTYTYVAPGTYDVTCTVSDPNDTTCFDAVTYTITASILPGSDCANPIPAYPGTNAATGVNQWFVYNPTLTGDVNITTCISGQLEDTRLEVYASCGGTYMYFNDDAYCTEYNYASDLNFSVTLGETYYLFWDDYWGPGAFDFIITETIPVYGCTDINSINYDPLATIDDGSCIPIVYGCTDTMMLNYDPLANMDDGSCVPFIYGCTDPTSFNFDPLANTDDGSCVAVVYGCLDTLSLNYNPLANTDDGTCVFPQECVDATYYGIINSPAVTGVTTGPNDVAWWSFTLDDNYVNVVVSLCGSGFNTILEVWDNCGAMQYIAFNDDDFVACGIGNNSQITIPELSTGTYYAKVYGYYNSFGTYNLSITGDLLAPWPVNISGTNHTILIPNQPPMMVADITIDGQPIEIGDFIGVFYTNDNGDLACGGLAEWTGVTTSIAAFGYDGLDTANIVDGFIQNEVFTWKLYKTSTGEEFDATATYLVGFFPNTDLFFSNGMSGIGSLTAVSPALSQFVELAQGWSIISTFMNPADPSLEAVFAPVISDVVIVKNGSGMVYWPQYLLNTIGSLTIGEGYQVKMNTYQMLEVTGTPVVPELAPISIPNGWSYLGYLRQSPANIATMLAPIVSDITIVKNGIGLVYWPLYGLNAIGDIMPGQGYQIKTTAATILTYPANTANAAKSGIINTAPVKYSNVLNTGNSMILGIPVESWTNLPVLGDEIGVFNSSNELIGSTVYTGENIAIAVWGDDFTTENTEAISDGEKYTIKLWSNNSNDEQNIEVIYWIEGSENFESNGISVVGKLALSENVSYALNQNIPNPFAKSTKIDFYLPEDTYVQINVYNVLGELLENVVSNNYSAGSHSVEFFANDHAAGSYFYKIVTDNFVATKQMSISK, via the coding sequence ATGAAAGCTAAGTACAATTTTTTAAAAAGACTGGCTCTTTTTAGTTTCTTAACCTTCTATAGTCTGGCAATGTTTGCTACGACTATTACTGTGGGAACTGGAACAATAAATAATACCAGCACTGGTTATCCTGCTCCATATGGTAATTTTTGGTATGGTGCTAAACATCAATTTCTGATTTTAGCCTCTGAGTTGAGTGCTGCCGGAATGGTTGCTGGTCCAATCAATTCAGTCGCCTTTGATGTTGTAACTGTTGATGGTAGTCCACTAACTAATTTTGAAATTAAAGCCGGATTTACCTCAACTTCAGCTTTATCAACATGGGAAACAGGATTAACAAGTGTATATCTAAATGTTGCATATATAGAGGTTACGGGTTGGAATACTCATACTTTTTCAAACCCAATATCTTGGGACGGAACAAGTAATCTGATTATTGAGACTTGTTTTAATAATACTGCTTATAATAATAATGCCATTGTAAACCAGTCAGCAACAACATTTAGTTCTACTTTGCATTATCGAGCTGACGCAGCCGGAATTTGTGCAAATACATTAAGCTCAGGGACTTTTATGCAACGTCCAAATATGCAGTTTGATGGCACTGCTGCTTCAGGACCTCCCACATGTACTACTCCAAGTTTCCCAATAGATGCTGCAATTAGTATCAATGTATTTGGGAACTTAACATGGGACCTGGCTTTTTGCGATGGATATTATTTATATTTTGGAACTGACGGTGGCGGAACTGCAAATCCAACAAATATTGTAAATGGAACAGATATGCTAACAGCACAAACTTATGCATATTCAGGATTAACTTATAACACAACCTATTATTGGAGCATAGTGCCATATAATACAAGTGGAAATGCTACAGGATGCACTATATGGTCATTTACAACTATGGGCAATCCAACTCAAACCTTACCTTTCACCGAAGATTGGGAACTAGGATTCATTCCCGGATACTGGTTAACTACGGTAGGAGCATCAAATGGAACTATGCAAACTTCTGCAACTGCTGCAAATACCGGATCATTTGGTTTAGAAGCTTTTGCTGATTTAAGCTCCGGATTTACAACTCCAAGTGGTCAGGCTGATGCTTGGGTAAAAGGACAACCAGGTGGATCGCATGAAGCATGGTCCCAATATCTTGATGTGGTTGTTGACTTAACAACTGCTACAAATCCAGCTTTAAAGTACTTTTATGCTTTAGGATATCAGTATAATAATAATTACAATAACTTCTGGGTATTTATTAATGATGGATCAGGTACCTGGACAGAATTGTTTGCGACTCAAACAGCAGGAGCAGCTACTCCGCATACAGAACGAATTGAAGGTCTTGCTTCTTACATAGGAAATGTTGTTACTATTCGTTTCTACCATTTTAATAAATATGCTACTAACTATTTATATCTTGATGATATTTCAGTAGCTGAAAATGTTCAACCGCCATCATGTGCGAATTTAACATTCCCTGCTGATGCTGCAGTTGGTCTGGACCTTAACGAAGGCCTTACATGGAGTAGCGCAGCCGGTGCTGATGGATATTATCTTTTCTTAGGAACTGATAATCCACCTACTAATGTTTCTAATGGTATTGATGTAGGAAGTGTTACAAGCTATATGCCAACCGGACTTGCTTATGCAACTACATATTATTGGTCTATAGTTTCATACAACACAAATGGCTCTGCTACCGGTTGTTCAACCTATTCTTTTACAACAATGAATGACCCAACCATTTCTACATTCCCATATCTTGCTGATTTTGAAGGAGAATCCGCGGCTCAATATGGAGGTATGCTTACAAATGGCTGGACACTTGAAGGCACTGTAAATCCTAAATGGGAAACTGAAGATGCTACAGGAGCAAATGAAAACTCAAGTAGCACAGGACCTTTTTACGATCATACAAACTATGGAGTATCAGGCGGAATTTATGTATTCCTTGAAACTTCTGGTGGAGTACTTGGTGATGCAGGTCATATGATTAGTCCTCCAATTAATTTGTCAGCTTTAACTAATCCATATCTTACTTTTTACTATCATATGTACGGTATAGATATGGGAGAACTTCATATAGATATTGATGCCGGCTCAGGTTGGGTATTAGATGTAGCTCCTGCCATTATTGGTCAGCAACATACTGCCGGTGGTGATGCATGGTCTGAATATGGAGTTAGTCTTTCTACCTATGCAAATATGACTGTTAAACTTCGATTCAGAGGTTTAAGAGGTAATGGTTACACTTCAGATATGTCCTTAGATAACATTTCAATTGGAGAAGCTTTAGTACAGGCACCAGCTTGTGTAACATATACTTTACCTTTGGATAGTGCAGACATTAATCTAGATGCAGGATATCCAACATTTAGCTGGAATGCTGCCTCAGGTGCCGATGGATATTATTTTACACTAAACGGAACCAGCGTTGATGTTGGAAATGTTACTTCATATATACCAGTTTTCCTTGATTATTCAATGACATATACTTGGTCTGTAGAACCTTACAATGCATTTGGAACTGCAAGTGCTTGCGATCAGTGGATGTTCACAACTCAAATGCCTTTCGGTGGATGTATGTACACAATTGAGCTACTGGATGATTATGGCGATGGCTGGAATGGCGGAACTTTAGATATAAGTTTAAACGGTTCAGTTGTTTTAAGTGGAGTTACTTTAGCTTCAGGCGCTGGCCCGGAATTAGTTTCATTGATGGTAAATAATGGCGATGCTGTTTCTGTTACTTATACTGAAGGTAGTTGGGGATATGAAAATAGCTATAATTTTTATGATGCCGATGGTATTCTGGCATTTTCTGATGGTATTGGAGGAGTAGTACCTACTGGTGGTTCGTTCTCTGCAGTTTGCCCAACACCTTGCGATTATACAATTTCCTTAACTGATGATTATGGCGATGGATGGAATGGCGGAGCATTAGATGTCAGTGTAAACGGAAGTGTTAGTCTTACTGGAATTACATTAGCAAGTGGCGCAGGTCCTGAGACTTATATTGTTTCTGCTTTTGATGGAGATTTATTATCATTTGCTTATACCCCAGGAAGTTGGGGATATGAAAATGCATATACAGTAACCGACGGAAATGGAGTTACCATATTCTCTGATGGAGTTGGAGGAGTTGAGCCTGCCGGTGGATCTGTAACAGTTTCTTGTGGAGCTGGCTGTATGCTTGATGCAGACTTTACATACAGTGATAATGGAGACCTGTCATTCGATTTTGTTTTAAATAATCTTTATGCCAGTGCCGGATATACAATCGATTGGGACTTTGGAGATGGAGGAACAACAAGCAATGTTGATTCATATACTTATACCTATGTAGCACCTGGAACTTATGATGTTACCTGTACCGTTTCTGATCCAAATGATACAACATGTTTTGATGCGGTTACTTATACAATAACAGCTTCAATTCTACCTGGTAGCGATTGTGCAAATCCAATTCCTGCTTATCCTGGAACAAATGCAGCAACAGGAGTTAATCAATGGTTTGTTTATAATCCAACATTAACAGGAGATGTAAACATTACTACATGTATTTCGGGACAATTAGAAGATACAAGACTTGAAGTTTATGCAAGTTGTGGAGGAACCTATATGTATTTCAATGACGATGCATACTGTACTGAATATAATTACGCCTCAGATCTAAACTTCTCTGTTACTTTAGGAGAAACATATTACCTTTTCTGGGATGACTACTGGGGACCAGGTGCATTTGATTTTATTATTACTGAAACAATACCAGTCTATGGTTGTACAGATATTAATTCAATAAATTATGATCCACTTGCAACTATCGATGATGGTTCTTGTATTCCTATTGTGTATGGTTGTACTGATACCATGATGTTAAATTATGATCCACTTGCGAATATGGACGATGGTTCATGTGTTCCATTTATTTATGGCTGTACAGACCCAACTTCATTCAATTTCGATCCACTTGCTAACACCGACGACGGTTCTTGTGTAGCTGTTGTTTATGGTTGTCTTGATACATTGTCATTAAACTATAATCCATTGGCTAACACCGATGATGGTACATGTGTATTTCCTCAGGAATGTGTAGATGCCACCTATTATGGAATTATCAATAGCCCTGCTGTTACTGGCGTTACAACAGGTCCTAATGATGTTGCATGGTGGAGTTTTACTTTAGATGATAATTATGTAAATGTTGTAGTATCGCTTTGTGGATCAGGTTTCAATACTATACTCGAAGTTTGGGACAATTGTGGAGCTATGCAATACATTGCTTTCAACGACGACGATTTTGTAGCTTGTGGAATTGGGAATAATTCTCAAATTACTATTCCAGAACTGTCAACAGGAACCTATTATGCAAAAGTATATGGATATTATAATAGCTTCGGAACTTATAATTTAAGTATTACCGGTGATTTATTGGCACCATGGCCAGTAAATATTTCAGGAACAAATCATACTATACTTATACCAAATCAACCACCTATGATGGTAGCTGATATTACTATTGACGGACAACCAATTGAGATTGGAGATTTCATTGGAGTTTTCTATACAAATGATAATGGAGACCTTGCATGTGGAGGTTTGGCTGAATGGACAGGTGTAACAACATCAATTGCAGCATTCGGATATGACGGTTTAGACACTGCAAATATTGTTGATGGTTTCATTCAAAATGAAGTATTTACATGGAAATTATACAAAACTTCAACTGGTGAAGAGTTTGATGCAACTGCAACTTATCTGGTAGGATTCTTCCCAAATACCGACCTATTCTTTAGTAACGGAATGAGTGGAATTGGATCACTAACTGCTGTTTCTCCAGCTTTATCTCAATTTGTAGAATTAGCACAAGGATGGAGTATTATATCAACATTTATGAATCCTGCCGATCCTAGCTTAGAAGCTGTTTTTGCACCAGTAATTTCAGATGTAGTTATTGTTAAAAACGGTTCGGGTATGGTATATTGGCCACAATATTTGCTAAATACAATAGGTTCTTTGACAATTGGAGAAGGTTATCAAGTAAAAATGAATACTTATCAAATGCTTGAAGTTACAGGTACACCTGTTGTTCCTGAACTTGCACCAATTTCAATACCTAATGGTTGGAGTTACCTTGGATATCTACGTCAAAGTCCTGCAAACATAGCAACTATGTTAGCACCAATAGTTTCAGATATCACAATTGTTAAAAACGGAATTGGTTTAGTTTACTGGCCACTTTACGGACTTAATGCAATTGGAGATATTATGCCAGGTCAAGGATATCAAATTAAAACAACTGCTGCTACAATACTTACATATCCTGCAAACACAGCAAATGCAGCGAAAAGTGGTATTATTAATACAGCTCCTGTAAAATACTCAAATGTTTTGAATACAGGAAACAGTATGATTCTCGGTATTCCTGTAGAATCATGGACTAATCTTCCTGTTTTAGGAGATGAAATTGGAGTTTTTAACTCTTCAAATGAGCTTATTGGTAGCACTGTTTATACAGGTGAAAATATTGCAATTGCAGTTTGGGGAGACGATTTCACAACTGAAAATACTGAAGCTATTTCGGATGGTGAAAAATATACAATCAAACTTTGGAGCAATAATTCAAATGATGAGCAAAATATTGAAGTAATCTATTGGATTGAAGGTAGTGAAAACTTCGAAAGCAATGGAATTAGTGTTGTTGGCAAACTTGCTTTATCAGAAAATGTTAGTTACGCACTAAATCAGAATATTCCAAATCCTTTTGCAAAATCAACAAAAATTGACTTTTATCTTCCTGAAGACACATACGTTCAAATTAATGTATATAATGTTCTTGGAGAATTGTTAGAAAATGTTGTTTCAAATAATTATAGTGCAGGTAGTCATTCAGTAGAATTTTTTGCTAATGATCATGCAGCCGGTAGTTATTTCTATAAAATTGTTACTGACAATTTTGTTGCAACTAAACAGATGAGCATTTCTAAATAA
- a CDS encoding FKBP-type peptidyl-prolyl cis-trans isomerase has translation MKLNHIGLFFFVCLFVFQSCKSIFPKKNLTLLEKNRKISEEFLAENKKKPGVIVLESGLQYKIIKAGTGEIPKIGQKIKTHYHGTLIDGTIFHSSVDKNQPFSFTLGRAEVIKGWDEAFQMMPVGSKWIIYLPPELAYGEVQTPSEIIQPNMVLIFEVELLSIDK, from the coding sequence ATGAAGTTAAATCATATAGGATTATTCTTTTTTGTATGTTTGTTTGTATTTCAATCTTGTAAAAGTATATTTCCAAAAAAAAACCTGACATTATTAGAAAAAAACAGAAAGATAAGTGAAGAGTTTCTGGCTGAAAATAAAAAGAAGCCAGGTGTTATAGTTTTAGAAAGCGGCTTACAATATAAAATAATTAAAGCGGGAACAGGAGAAATTCCTAAAATTGGACAAAAGATAAAAACACATTATCATGGAACCTTGATTGACGGTACTATTTTCCATAGTTCGGTAGATAAAAACCAACCATTTTCTTTCACATTAGGACGAGCTGAGGTTATAAAAGGTTGGGATGAAGCATTTCAAATGATGCCTGTTGGATCGAAATGGATAATCTACCTTCCTCCGGAATTGGCATATGGTGAAGTTCAGACTCCTAGTGAAATAATTCAGCCAAATATGGTGCTAATTTTTGAGGTTGAATTATTATCTATTGATAAATAA